In Scleropages formosus chromosome 10, fSclFor1.1, whole genome shotgun sequence, a single genomic region encodes these proteins:
- the pld3 gene encoding phospholipase D3, whose product MQSTNVNFHVPYERLVPLEVLQDVQYRQEAQKLYKWGLFTCLTTLLLAVMYLQSMYMHLPTSVLDSPTHGFSVSRHNSCTDPCRIVLVESIPEGMEFNCSTNPSIFQSWLNLIGEARSSLDIASFYWTLSNKDTHSDDPTAYQGERILKELIQLSSNETAVSVRIAVNTPQGSQPVEDLNILMQAGADVRKVNMRDLTTGVLHTKFWIVDKKHIYIGSANMDWRSLTQVKELGVVVYNCSCLAADLEKIFEAYWYLGQEGNTIPSHWPASYATSYNKETPLELQFNGTSSTAYLSSSPPSLCADGRTQDLQAILSVIDDAREFVYVAVMNYIPTLEYSHPKRYWSDIDNQLRRVAYERSVRVRLLISCWSHSQPSMFPFLRSLAAVQDRTSKLDIEVKLFVVPPTSSQKNIPYTRVNHNKYMVTDKVAYIGTSNWSGDYFVNTAGSALVVNQTATLSTELTVQEQVQAVFERDWDSPYSTSLTQHTDIKKLCSAKHFHS is encoded by the exons ATGCAATCtacaaatgttaattttcatgTTCCCTATGAAAGG CTTGTGCCCTTGGAAGTATTACAGGATGTGCAGTATCGCCAGGAGGCACAGAAG TTATACAAGTGGGGACTGTTCACCTGTCTGACAACCCTGCTCCTGGCTGTCATGTATCTTCAGTCCATGTATATGCATCTGCCCACTTCTGTGCTGGATTCACCTACACATGGCTTTTCAGTTTCCCGTCACAACAGTTGCACTGATCCCTGTAG GATTGTTCTTGTTGAGAGTATTCCAGAAGGAATGGAGTTTAACTGCAGCACCAACCCTTCAATCTTTCAATCCTGGCTGAACCTGATTGGTGAGGCACGGAGCAGCCTTGACATTGCCTCCTTCTATTGGACACTGTCCAACAAAGATACACACTCTGATGACCCCACAGCCTACCAG gGTGAAAGAATTCTGAAAGAACTGATCCAACTGTCAAGCAATGAGACTGCAGTGTCTGTTCGAATTGCGGTGAACACCCCACAGGGATCTCAGCCAGTGGAAGatctaaacattttaatgcaagCAG GTGCTGATGTGAGGAAAGTGAATATGCGGGATCTCACTACCGGAGTTCTGCACACTAAGTTTTGGATCGTGGACAAGAAACACATCTATATAGGGAGTGCCAACATGGATTGGCGGTCCCTAACCCAG GTAAAGGAGCTAGGAGTTGTTGTGTACAACTGTAGCTGTTTAGCTGCAGATTTGGAGAAGATTTTTGAGGCCTACTGGTACTTGGGCCAGGAAGGGAACACCATCCCTTCTCATTGGCCAGCCAGTTATGCTACTTCTTACAATAAGGAAACTCCACTAGAGCTCCAGTTCAATGGAACCTCCTCCACTGCCTACCTATCG AGCTCACCCCCATCACTTTGTGCGGATGGAAGGACCCAAGATCTGCAGGCTATCCTCAGTGTTATTGATGATGCCCGAGAATTTGTCTACGTAGCTGTAATGAACTACATACCAACCCTGGAGTATTCGCACCCTAAAAG GTATTGGTCAGATATAGATAATCAGTTGCGACGTGTGGCATACGAGCGATCTGTACGTGTTCGCCTCCTCATCAGCTGCTGGAGTCACTCTCAGCCATCCATGTTCCCCTTCTTGCGTTCCCTTGCTGCTGTTCAAGACCGAACAAGCAAGCTGGACATTGAGGTG AAACTCTTTGTTGTGCCACCAACTTCAAGCCAGAAGAACATCCCTTATACCAGAGTCAACCACAACAAGTATATGGTCACAGACAAGGTGGCCTATATTG GAACCTCAAACTGGTCAGGAGACTACTTTGTGAACACGGCAGGGTCAGCGCTGGTAGTGAACCAGACTGCAACCCTATCAACAGAGCTCACAGTCCAGGAACAGGTCCAGGCTGTGTTTGAGAGGGACTGGGACTCCCCCTATAGCACCTCGCTTACCCAGCACACAGACATCAAAAAACTGTGCAGTGCTAAACACTTTCACTCTTAG